The Caloenas nicobarica isolate bCalNic1 chromosome Z, bCalNic1.hap1, whole genome shotgun sequence genome has a segment encoding these proteins:
- the SKOR2 gene encoding SKI family transcriptional corepressor 2: MATSPLPGPTDILLPSPSSAYPPDPMNQPRAGHAAMKPNQVGQVILYGIPIVSLVIDGQERLCLAQISNTLLKNFSYNEIHNRRVALGITCVQCTPVQLEILRRAGAMPISSRRCGMITKREAERLCKSFLGENRPPKLPDNFAFDVSHECAWGCRGSFIPARYNSSRAKCIKCSYCSMYFSPNKFIFHSHRTPDAKYTQPDAANFNSWRRHLKLTDKSPQDELVFAWEDVKAMFNGGSRKRALPPAPPAPAAAAPAACHPLGSVKAAAAVVGGGLLSPHLLAAPPELHQKRPRFEEDEELQEAVAAAAHGGKSPRSYPVIPVPSKGSFGGVLQKFPGCGGLFPHPYGFPAAAFGLCHKKEEGGGGGADALGGAAAHKGGGAAAGGGLSGLFWPGRKDAAFYPPFCMFWPPRTPGGLPVPTYLQPPPQPPGALGCSLSDGAGLLRQAFLDLSEPGEAGSAGLSTATAGMGTPPAAAPPPAPAAAAARDPLFESPPGGGGAEPASPAASEGGGGGGGGGRVPAHHPHLLEAAGGRKAGGGYHHSSAFRPVGGKEDSESLAKLHGGGPPRSASPPLQLLLPPPPPPPEEAGCERHPLPPPPHPPHRLLSPGGTSCSFASEDSSEEEEDEEEEDEPEVDVEGHKPPEEEEEDEEGEEEPRGGDPLAAGGRFPPARGLPEKGGRERPAAGPFPRPPAEEKPGEGQVSAPPPPRAGSGGSSPANHPSLEEQPSYKDNQKSKESNQVILPTKEDTFLDKNKEHNFFITDSEPSGGDFWRDIAGEHTQETNSPHSLKKDVENMGKEELQKVLFEQIDLRRRLEQEFQVLKGNTSFPVFNNFQDQMKRELAYREEMVQQLQIIPYAASLIRKEKLGAHLSKS; the protein is encoded by the exons ATGGCGACCAGCCCGCTGCCCGGCCCTACTgacatcttgctgccctcaccGTCCAGCGCCTACCCGCCGGACCCCATGAACCAGCCGAGGGCCGGCCACGCCGCCATGAAGCCCAACCAAGTGGGGCAGGTGATCCTCTACGGCATCCCCATTGTCTCCTTGGTCATCGACGGGCAGGAGAGGTTGTGCCTAGCACAGATCTCCAACACACTCCTTAAAAACTTCAGCTATAACGAGATCCACAACCGGCGGGTGGCTCTGGGCATCACCTGCGTGCAGTGCACGCCGGTGCAGCTGGAGATCCTCCGGCGGGCTGGGGCCATGCCCATCTCCTCCCGTCGCTGCGGGATGATCACCAAACGGGAGGCGGAGCGGCTCTGCAAATCCTTCTTGGGGGAGAACCGGCCCCCAAAACTGCCGGATAACTTCGCCTTCGACGTGTCCCACGAATGCGCCTGGGGCTGCCGAGGCAGCTTCATCCCTGCCCGCTACAACAGCTCCCGGGCCAAGTGCATCAAGTGCAGCTACTGCAGCATGTACTTCTCCCCCAACAAGTTCATCTTCCACTCCCACCGCACTCCCGACGCCAAGTACACCCAGCCCGACGCCGCCAACTTCAACTCCTGGCGCCGGCACCTCAAGCTCACCGACAAAAGCCCCCAGGACGAGCTGGTCTTCGCCTGGGAGGACGTCAAGGCCATGTTCAACGGCGGCAGCCGCAAGCGGGCCCTGccgcccgcccctcccgcccccgccgccgccgcccccgccgcctgcCACCCGCTGGGCTCCGTGAAGGCGGCGGCCGCCGTGGTGGGCGGCGGGTTGCTGAGCCCGCACCTCCTGGCCGCTCCACCCGAGCTGCACCAGAAGCGGCCGCGTTTCGAGGAGGacgaggagctgcaggaggccgtggcggcggcggcgcacGGCGGCAAGAGCCCGCGGAGCTACCCGGTCATCCCGGTGCCCAGCAAGGGCTCCTTCGGCGGCGTGCTCCAGAAGTTTCCCGGTTGCGGGGGCCTCTTCCCGCACCCCTACGGcttccccgccgccgccttcgGTCTCTGCCAcaagaaggaggagggaggcggcggcggggccgatGCCctcggcggggcggcggcgcacaagggcggcggggccgcggcgggcggcggcctCTCGGGGCTCTTCTGGCCGGGCAGGAAAGACGCCGCCTTCTACCCGCCTTTCTGCATGTTCTGGCCGCCCCGCACACCGGGCGGGCTGCCGGTACCCACCTACCTgcagccgccgccgcagccccccggTGCCCTGGGCTGCTCGCTGAGCGACGGGGCGGGCCTGCTGCGACAGGCCTTCCTGGACCTCTCGGAGCCCGGCGaggcggggagcgcggggctGAGCACCGCGACCGCGGGGATGGGcaccccgcccgccgccgcccccccgcccgctcccgccgccgccgccgcccgggaCCCGCTCTTCGAGTCGCCccctggcggcggcggcgccgagCCCGCATCGCCCGCCGCCTCGGAgggtggtggcggcggcggaggcggcgggcggGTCCCCGCGCACCACCCGCACCTGCtggaggcggcgggcgggcgcaAGGCGGGCGGCGGGTACCACCACTCCAGCGCTTTCCGACCCGTGGGCGGCAAGGAGGACTCGGAGAGCCTGGCCAAGCTGCACGGCGGcggcccgccccgctccgcctcGCCGccgctgcagctgctgctgccgccgccgccgcccccgcccgaGGAGGCGGGTTGCGAGCGGcacccgctccccccgccgccgcaTCCCCCCCACCGCCTCCTCTCGCCCGGCGGCACCAGCTGCAGCTTCGCCAGCGAGGACagcagcgaggaggaggaggacgaggaagaggaggacgaGCCCGAGGTGGACGTCGAGGGGCACAAGCCCcccgaggaggaggaagaggacgAGGAGGGCGAGGAAGAGCCCCGCGGCGGAGACCCCTTGGCGGCCGGCGGCCGCTTCCCGCCCGCCCGGGGTCTGCCGGAGAAGGGGGGCCGGGagcgccccgccgccggccccttCCCCCGGCCGCCCGCTGAGGAGAAGCCCGGGGAGGGACAGGTCTCAGCGCCGCCTCCGccccgggcgggcagcggcggcagcagcccGGCGAACCATCCCTccctggaggagcagcccagctACAAAGAT aaTCAGAAGAGCAAGGAGAGTAATCAAGTCATCTTGCCTACAAAAGAGGACACCTTCCTAG ATAAGAACAAGGAGCATAATTTTTTCATCACAGATTCCGAGCCTTCAGGAGGAGATTTCTGGAGAGATATAGCAG gTGAACACACGCAAGAAACCAATTCACCTCATTCACTGAAGAAGGATGTAGAGAACATGGggaaag AGGAACTCCAGAAGGTTTTGTTTGAACAGATCGACTTGCGGAGGAGACTAGAACAGGAATTCCAGGTGTTGAAAGGAAACACGTCTTTCCCAGTCTTCA ATAATTTTCAAGATCAGATGAAGCGGGAACTGGCATACAGAGAAGAAATGGTACAGCAGCTACAAATT ATTCCCTATGCAGCAAGCTTgatcaggaaagaaaagctgggTGCACACCTCAGCAAAAGCTAA